In Candidatus Poribacteria bacterium, the genomic stretch TCGGGTTTGAAATCGTCGTGATAGCGTGTCTGTTGTCCCAAGTCAAAGACATCTGTTCCTTCCAAGTCCTCTACAAAGAAAACAACGTGCGGTACACCGCTGTTCGCGAACCCGACGGTATGCATCCCATCGTCTAACTGGAGTCGGACATTGAGCCGAATGTCCGTTGGATCGCTCATACGGACTTTAACGTTCGTACCCACTATCTCGGATTCATAAATTCCAGCGTTCGTCAGAAACCGCATTTTTTCAGACGCGATTCCATTCAGATAAGCGAACTTAGAAATACAGCGTGCGCCATTCCCACAAGTCTCCACTTCACCACCATCAGCGTTGAAGTAGCGCATGCGAAAATCGACATCGTCTGCTTTTTCGACGAGAAGAACACCATCAGCTCCAACTGACATACGACGTTGGCAGAGTTTTTTGACAAAATCTGTATCGGTGCTATCAACAATTTCCGCCAGATTATTAATGATGACGAAATCGTTCCCAGCACCGCTGAGTTTCATAAAGGGTATCTTTTCCATTCCAGGTCCTTTACTGCGGAGGTATAGTTTTAGTTTATGATAATATTATGTGGTTTTCAAGTCAAGTGTTTTTTCAGGCTCTCTGAATCCTATTCCTACGAGAACCCTAACATTAGGGCATGCGTCCGGAGTTCCGATACAATGCCTAAAACACCGTCGTAACTATCACATGTAACCAGGCGATAGCGAAAGGGTTTGACGTGCGGGATGCCCTTAAAATAGTTGCTATAGTGCCGACGCATCTCAACGAGACCGAGTTTTAATCCTTTCCATTTAATGGAAAAATCGAGATGTTTTCTAAAAACCTTGATGCGTTCATCTATAGAGGGCGGTGGGAGCGATTCCGCGGTTGCGAAATAGTGTTTTATCTCGTTGAAAATCCACGGATAACCGATCGCGGCGCGCCCAATCATAATGCCGTCAACACCGTATTGCTGCCGCATCTCTGCCGCTTTTTGCGGACTATCGACATCACCGTTGCCGAAGACAGGGATCGTCATACGCGGGTTATCTTTAATCCTACCGATGAGCGTCCAATCGGCCTCTCCTTTATACATCTGTCGGCGGGTTCTGCCGTGAATAGCGATTGCTTGAATACCGACATCCTGTAGCCGCTCGGCGACTTCAACAATGTATTTTGTTTTATCGTCCCATCCGAGACGGGTTTTGACGGTGACAGGCAACTGCGTGGCTTTGACCATTTCGGCAGTCATTTTCACCATCTTCGGTATGTCTTGTAGGATACCGGCACCTGCCCCTTTGCATGTAACCTTCTTGACAGGACACCCATAGTTAATGTCGATGATGTCAGGTTGGACCTTTTCGGTGATCTCGACAGAGACGCGCATGGAGTCGATGTCGTGCCCAAAGATTTGGATGCCGATGGGTCTTTCCGCTTCAAAAATATCCAATTTGGCAACACTTGGTGCCGCGTCCCGAATAAGTGCTTCGGAGGAGATGAATTCGGTGTACATGAGATCCGCACCGTTTTCCTTGCAGACGGCGCGGAAAGGCGGATCGCTCACATCTTCCATCGGTGCGAGCAACAGTGGAAAGTCTGGGATATTGAGGTTGCCGATTGTTAACATGGTATCTTATTTTAAGGTGTTTTGGAAAATTTTATTGATGGATCCTGCGTATATATTCATCGTGTTTGCCGATCCAAAACCAGACGAGGGTACCATCTTCTTCACGTGCTAAAGCGCGATAGTTTCTGCTGATTCGTACAGACCACCGAGTTTTCCCAACCCTTTTAAAATTTAGAGATGGGTGTTCGGGATCTTGCTTCAGTAAAGCAAAATTCTTATCTGCGCGGCGTTGAATCTCCCGCGGAAGGCTGTGATAGCATGCCTAAAATGCTTGGTTAGTTTTATAGATCTTTGCACCTACCTGCCCGCAAATCCTCAAGGACGCTCCCATCCAATTTATTGAGTTTACCAGTTTTAGCGTCCTCTTCCAACTGTTTATCCCATGCTTCCCAGTCGGCTTCCAAAGTCTCATAAAGCGTGTTTTCAAGGGTCTTCAGCAATGCTGCTTGTGTACCTTCCTCACATTTCACCTTCGGGTGTTCTTGTATCCATCCTATCCAGCTACTGCCGTTTTTTTGAATCTGGGCAGTATAGGTTGTCTCGTATTCTGCATCGTAGATTTTGACGGTCTGAATTTTTTCCATGTCTGCCTCCTTATGTTCAATCTGTTTACGATAAAGTTATTATACGCGCTTGTGGTGTGAATGTCAAGGCGATTTTCCTTTTTTTAAAAGTAAAAAGGCACAGGTAAAGTATTAACTGTCCTTACTGTATGTACCGCTGTGGGTGCCGCGATCATAGCCCTTATTGCCTTGTTCATCTAATATCCACGATTTGGATTTCTCCTTGCTTTATCTCCTCAAAGCCTGCTATCATATCCGCATGCCGAAACTCAATCTCAAACCCAACCACAAAGCAATCCGCGACTACTACGCCACGCTGCAGCAATACGAACACCAAGGCATCACACACGAAGGTGCCGTCAGTTCACCTTTTGATACGCTACTCCAATCCTGTGCAAAGCAGATAAACGCCACGCTTGTCCCACAATACCCCATGCGCGCCCGAAAAGGAAACCGTATCGTCATTGACGGCGCAATCCTCGACGAATACGGACTCCCACTCGGCTACTGGGAAGCGAAAGATATAGACGACGACCTCGCCAAAGCCGTGCAGGAGAAACAGAACGTAGGCTATCCGCTCGACAATATCCTCTTTCAAACGCCACAGCGCGCCATCTTATGCCAGAACGGACAGGAGGTACTGGACGTTGACATTACCGAGCCCGCGCATCTGATTGATACCCTGCAATACCTTTTCTCTTATGCCCCACCCGCGCTGGACAATTGGCAGACTGCGGTCTCCGATTTCAGGGAACACGTCCCTGACCTCGCAAGCAAACTAAAGGAACTCATCGAGCAACGCTATGAAACCGATCCAGCCTTCAAGAAAGCGTTCTCCGATTTTTACGAAATCTGCCGCACCGCGATTAACCCCGAACTCTCACAGGATGCAGTCGAGGAGATGCTCATCCAGCATATCCTCACCGAACGCATCTTCAGGACTGTCTTTAACAACTCCGCCTTCACCCGACGAAACATTATCGCACGTGAGATTGAAAACGTCGTTGACGAACTTATCCGACAAGCGTTCAGTCGCGAGGAATTCCTCAAACCTTTAGACCGGTTCTACGTCGCGATTGAGCAAGCCGCGATGCTCTGCAAAGACTTCACCCAAAAACAGCACTTCCTCAACACGTTCTATGAGAAATTCTTTCAGGGGTTCTCCGAAGACGTGGCGGACACACACGGCATCGTCTATACACCGCAACCGATCGTTGATTTCATGGTGAACAGTGTGGCACATATCCTCGAAACCGAGTTCGGTCGATCGCTCTCGGATACGGGGGTGCATATCATTGATCCATTCGTCGGCACGGGCAACTTCATCGTCCGGCTCATGCAGGACATCCAAGGCACCGCGTTAGAGGAGAAATACCGCCACGAGCTCCACTGCAACGAAGTGATGCTACTGCCCTACTACATCGCCAGTCTGAACATTGAACAAGAGTTCTTCCAACGCACAGGGACATATCTACCGTTTGAAGGCATCGCGCTTGCGGATACGTTTGAATTGCTTGAACAGCAGCAAGGCGAGCTCTTCACGCGTGAGAACACAGAACGCGTAAAGAAACAGAAGGCGGCGGATATGTTCGTCGTTATCGGTAACCCACCGTACAACGCTTGGCAGGTTAACGAAAATGATAACAACAAAAATCGCAAATATGAGACGATGGACAAGCAGATCGCAGAGACGTATGCTAAAGACTCCAAAGCAACGCTCAAAAACGCACTCTACGATCCGTATGTGAAAGCGATCCGATGGGCATCAAAGCGGATTGGAGAGGAAGGGGTTGTCGCATTTGTAACAAATAATGGCTTCCTTGACGGTTTGGCGTTTGACGGGATGCGAAAACATCTTGCAGAAGATTTCGACGCGATCTACATTCTGGATTTGGGAGGGAATGCGCGGAAAGGATTAAAGGTTTCTGATGCCAATGTGTTCGGCATTCGGGTTGGGGTGAGCATCAACCTATTTATCAAGACAAAGCAGAATCCATCACCGTCTGGTCATATCTTTTATTATCAAACAGACGAACTATGGAACAAAGAGCATAAATTTGAATTTCTCAATGAACATCAACACATTGGGGCTATTGAGTGGAAATCTATTCAACCGGATGCACGGCACACATGGCTCACCGAAGGGCTCCGCACCGAGTTTGATGCCTTCATCCCAATGGGAACTAAGGAAACGAAGAGAAAAAAAGACACAGCAATAAATGTAATCTTTAAGACTTACAGTAGTGGTGTTACGACCGGACGCGACCCATGGATTTACAACTTCGACCAAAACGCACTTGCTAATAACATGCACAGAATGATTGAGAATTACAATGCCGAGGTCGCTCGATGGGCGCAAAGGACGAACCGAAGTGCCAATCTTGATGATTTTGTAGTGTCAGATGATACGAAAATCAAATGGAGTTCAACCTTAAAACAAAAACTGAAGGGTGGACAAACCGCCTCATTTGCGGAAGCGAAAATCCGACAGTCAATCTATCGTCCCTTTACAAAATCTCACCTCTATTTCGACAGAATGGTAAACGATAGAATGCTTGTATTTCCATTTATCTTTCCTACTGTGGAAACAGAATCGGAAAATAGAGTGATTATCGTTAGCGATCACGGCTTCCGAGCAGGCTTTAATACCCTGATGGCAAATCTGATTTCTGACTCCCACATACTTGCGGCTCAGGACCGCTTTCAATGCTTTCCCTTCTACACCTACGACGAAGATGGCACAAACCGACAGGAAAACATCACCGATTGGGCATTGGTAGAATTCCGAACCCACTACAATGACAACACCATCACCAAATGGGACATCTTCCACTACAACTACGCGCTCCTGCACCATCCTACCTATCGCGAGAAATACGAGATGAACCTCAAGCGCGATCTTCCACATATTCCCTTCGCCGAAGACTTTTGGGAATTTGCCAATGCTGGCGCGGTGTTAGCAGACCTCCACGTTAACTACGAATCCGCTCCGAAATACGATAAACTGAAAGTCATCGAAACACCGGGGATACAGGTAGATTGGCGCGTCGAGAAGATGAAATTCTCCAAAGACAAGACGCAGCTGAAATACAACGATTTCCTCACACTGGACGGCATCCCTACGGAGGTCTACGATTATCGACTCGGCACGCGTTCCGCGTTGGAGTGGGTGGTAGATCAGTATCGTGTTAAGACAGACAAACGGAGCGGCATCGTCAACGACCCGAACCGTGAGGCAGAACCGCGGTATATCGTCGATCTCATCACCAGCGTCATCACCGTCAGCCTAAAGACGGTGGAGATCGTTAGAAACTTGCCTACGTTGTAAAGGTTTCTTGTGCGGGGACTTGTAAATCCATCCTTTTTTTGAAAAATCGGAAGAACTATGGAGCATTCCAATGTTTAGATATTTTGTCGTTTTACTCACACTCGTCGGAATCTTCAACGATGTATCCGCACATAACAGGAAGATAGCATCGGACGGCTGTCACCGAGAAGGTGATTCTTATCACTGCCATTCCGCAGATACAACGATAGGTTTTATATCGAACGAAGCCCGTTATTACGAAGTAGACCGGGTTATTGACGGAGACACCCTCGATTTCATCTATAGCGACCAGGGTATCATTACAACACGGCTCTACGGTGTCGATACCCCTGAAATCCGTAAAGGGACAAAACTCACGAAGGATGCGAAATCTGTATTGGAACAAGGCGGCACTACACCTGACCACGATGACTATAACGACCTCTTGGAAGCCGAGAAAAAGCACCAATTGGAACTCGGTGCAGCGGCAAGGCAATACGTTGAGGATACCCTCAAAGACAAGGACATATTCGTACTTTTCGACAATTCTGACACATTTCCGTTTATCCAAAAGGATTCTGTAGGGAGGTTCTTGGCGTACGTGTTTTACACAGATGACACCGGGACTCGCATGCTGAACTTACAACTTATTGCCGAGGGGTATGCCGAAGCCGATTACCTGGACGCTCCGTTCCGATACAGATGGGCATTCATTGATGACGACATAGACGCAGTAAGGGAAAACATTGCGTCTGTAGCACTCCCAGAGAAGCCTGTAGCACTTTCACCTGCATCCATCCATCGCAGCTTCACAACTTTTTGGGCATCGCTCAAGAAGCGATACCGCTAAACCAAAACCTCTTAAAATTCGCGCAATCCGCGTCATCCGCGACAATCCGCGATTCAGACGAATTAGCAATCAGCCATCCACTAAAAACTTGACACCAACCGAAACATCCTATACAATATGCCCATGCCACGAAAAAACAAGATACTCAACATCGGCGACACCGCGCCACCATTCACGCTGCCATCACACCAACGCGAGGAAATATCGCTGGAAACGTATCGCGAAGCGCAAAATATCATCTTAACCTTCTTTCGAGGGACATGGTGACCAAACAGTCGCCGCCAGTTGTCGGCAGTGCAAGAAAACGTCAAAGCATACACAGAACACACAGCGACACCACTCGCCATCGCGGGACAGTGGCCCCGTGAACTCCGAGGCTACGCCGACAAAAACGGCATTACATTCCCTTTGCTGGTGGACAAAACCCGAAACGTCATCAAAAGTTATGGGGTCTACCACTGGCTGAGTTTAGAGGCTTATAACATTGCGCGTCCCGCAACATTCATCATTGACAAAACTGGGATTATCAGATATATGTATATCGGTACACATCAATTCGATCTCGTCCAACAGACAGAAGTCCTCGAATTGCTCAAAGAGATCGCAGGACTACAAAAATGATTTTGATTTCTGGTCGAAATATGATATAATTTAAAGAAACTTGGGTGTAGATAACGCATCGCTATGGACGAAACACATATAACCTTCATGCAACGCGCGCTGGATTTAGCACGGCAGGCAAAGGGACGCACGAGTCCCAATCCGCTCGTTGGGGCGGTCATTGTAAAAGATGGAAAGGTTATCGGTGAAGGGTATCACAAGAAAGCAGGAACGCCGCACGCAGAAGTCCATGCATTGAACGCCGCAGGCGAAAACGCCAAAGGTGCAACGCTTTACACAAACCTTGAGCCGTGTTGTCATTGGGGACGGACACCCCCCTGCACAGAGGCACTGATTCGCGCAGGTATCGCGCACGTCTATGTCGCAGAAGTTGATCCGAATCCGAGTGTCGCAGGCAAAGGTGTCCAACAACTTCAAAATGCGGGTATCAACGTCCATGTAGGTGTCTGTGAACAAGAAGCATCAGACTTGAACGAGGTGCATCGGAAATACATTCAGACGGGCAAGCCGTTTGTGATCCTCAAAACCGCGATGAGTCTCGATGGAAAAATCGCCACCGCCTCTGGCGAATCGCAATGGATTACATCGGAGGCATCGCGACAGCGCGGACACGAGGTTCGGGACGCGGTAGATGCGATTCTTGTCGGTAGAGGCACAGTCGAACGTGACAATCCATCACTAACGACACGACTTCACGATAGAAAAGGACAGGACGCGACCCGGATTGTGTTAGATTCACACGGGAGAATTTGCAGGGATGCACGCATTTTTAATGCCGAAAGCGAGGCAGGCGTTATCATAGCAGTAACGGCAGAGGCACCCCGTGAAAACGTTAACGCTCTCGAAAAGGCAGGTGCGGAAGTTATCACTGTGCCAGCAGCACACAGCAAAGTCTGTTTCAAGCGTTTGATGGAAATATTAGGGAAACGTGAGATAACAAGCGTACTGATAGAAGGCGGTGGTGAGATCAACGCATCGGCGATCGCTGCAGGTGTTGTGGACAAGGTTATGTGCTTCGTTGCGCCCAAACTCATCGGTGGGCAGAATGCGCCTGGACCGATCGGTGGTGTAGGTATCCGCAGTTTAGCTGACGCAGTAAACCTACAGCGAATCAACGTCACACCGATACCTGAGCACGACCTTTTAATTGAGGGATATCTATAACATGTTTACCGGAATCGTTGAGGAGCTCGGAAAGGTTAGGAGCATCCAAGTCAAATCTCAAGATGCGACGCTTGAAATTCAGGCGACCGATGTTCTTAGCGATGCGAAAGTCGGGGACAGTATTTCTATTGATGGTGCCTGCCTCACGATCCGTTTTCTCACATCGGAAGTATTCACTGTTGATGTATCCGCTGAGACCTTGCGTCGGACGACATTGGGCGAACGGAAAGTTGGAGACTCCGTTAATTTAGAACGTTCACTTCGACTCAGCGATAGATTAGGTGGACATCTCGTACTCGGACACGTCGATGAAGTAGCAACAATCTGTGGATGGAAAGACGAAGGCGACGCTTCTCTGATGCAGGTAACGATAAGCAGTGCCACCAAACCTTACATCGCATATAAAGGATCGGTTACCGTTGACGGTGTCAGTTTAACTGTATCAAACCTACACGCAGATGCTTTTGAAGTTGCCTTGATTCCACATACGAAGAACGTGACAACCTTAGGAACCAAACGCACCGGTGCGAAGGTTAACCTCGAAGTTGACATCGTCGCACGTTATATTGAAACGCTTCTCAGAAATACCGAGGAAAAGAGGGACTGGACTGACCAAGCCTCTACCGAGCCTCTTAATTTGAACTTTTTATCGAAACACGGCTATATTAGTTAATAGTTATCAGTTTTCAGTACGGTTTTTCTGCGAAAAACCTTTCAGTTATCAGTTAAAGAGGTATACTGTGGTGGTAACAACATATTTACCTGCCACAAGAGAGTAACTGACGACTGACAACCGATGACCGATAACTGATAACATGAAATGGTAGGCAAGAATGCCAAATAATTTTAACACCATTCCTGAAGCACTCTCTGCAATCCAAAATGGGGAAATGATCATTGTCGTTGATGAACCCGATCGCGAGAACGAAGGCGA encodes the following:
- the ribD gene encoding bifunctional diaminohydroxyphosphoribosylaminopyrimidine deaminase/5-amino-6-(5-phosphoribosylamino)uracil reductase RibD, yielding MDETHITFMQRALDLARQAKGRTSPNPLVGAVIVKDGKVIGEGYHKKAGTPHAEVHALNAAGENAKGATLYTNLEPCCHWGRTPPCTEALIRAGIAHVYVAEVDPNPSVAGKGVQQLQNAGINVHVGVCEQEASDLNEVHRKYIQTGKPFVILKTAMSLDGKIATASGESQWITSEASRQRGHEVRDAVDAILVGRGTVERDNPSLTTRLHDRKGQDATRIVLDSHGRICRDARIFNAESEAGVIIAVTAEAPRENVNALEKAGAEVITVPAAHSKVCFKRLMEILGKREITSVLIEGGGEINASAIAAGVVDKVMCFVAPKLIGGQNAPGPIGGVGIRSLADAVNLQRINVTPIPEHDLLIEGYL
- the dapF gene encoding diaminopimelate epimerase; protein product: MEKIPFMKLSGAGNDFVIINNLAEIVDSTDTDFVKKLCQRRMSVGADGVLLVEKADDVDFRMRYFNADGGEVETCGNGARCISKFAYLNGIASEKMRFLTNAGIYESEIVGTNVKVRMSDPTDIRLNVRLQLDDGMHTVGFANSGVPHVVFFVEDLEGTDVFDLGQQTRYHDDFKPDGTNANFIRVQSSGLIDIRTYERGVEDETLACGTGSIASAIVAATLGKVASPVAVKTASGVVLKIHFDVENGEAQNVYLEGDARVIYVGELTTDAWNY
- a CDS encoding thermonuclease family protein, which produces MFRYFVVLLTLVGIFNDVSAHNRKIASDGCHREGDSYHCHSADTTIGFISNEARYYEVDRVIDGDTLDFIYSDQGIITTRLYGVDTPEIRKGTKLTKDAKSVLEQGGTTPDHDDYNDLLEAEKKHQLELGAAARQYVEDTLKDKDIFVLFDNSDTFPFIQKDSVGRFLAYVFYTDDTGTRMLNLQLIAEGYAEADYLDAPFRYRWAFIDDDIDAVRENIASVALPEKPVALSPASIHRSFTTFWASLKKRYR
- the dusB gene encoding tRNA dihydrouridine synthase DusB gives rise to the protein MLTIGNLNIPDFPLLLAPMEDVSDPPFRAVCKENGADLMYTEFISSEALIRDAAPSVAKLDIFEAERPIGIQIFGHDIDSMRVSVEITEKVQPDIIDINYGCPVKKVTCKGAGAGILQDIPKMVKMTAEMVKATQLPVTVKTRLGWDDKTKYIVEVAERLQDVGIQAIAIHGRTRRQMYKGEADWTLIGRIKDNPRMTIPVFGNGDVDSPQKAAEMRQQYGVDGIMIGRAAIGYPWIFNEIKHYFATAESLPPPSIDERIKVFRKHLDFSIKWKGLKLGLVEMRRHYSNYFKGIPHVKPFRYRLVTCDSYDGVLGIVSELRTHALMLGFS
- a CDS encoding peroxiredoxin family protein, whose product is MPRKNKILNIGDTAPPFTLPSHQREEISLETYREAQNIILTFFRGTWUPNSRRQLSAVQENVKAYTEHTATPLAIAGQWPRELRGYADKNGITFPLLVDKTRNVIKSYGVYHWLSLEAYNIARPATFIIDKTGIIRYMYIGTHQFDLVQQTEVLELLKEIAGLQK
- a CDS encoding N-6 DNA methylase; translation: MPKLNLKPNHKAIRDYYATLQQYEHQGITHEGAVSSPFDTLLQSCAKQINATLVPQYPMRARKGNRIVIDGAILDEYGLPLGYWEAKDIDDDLAKAVQEKQNVGYPLDNILFQTPQRAILCQNGQEVLDVDITEPAHLIDTLQYLFSYAPPALDNWQTAVSDFREHVPDLASKLKELIEQRYETDPAFKKAFSDFYEICRTAINPELSQDAVEEMLIQHILTERIFRTVFNNSAFTRRNIIAREIENVVDELIRQAFSREEFLKPLDRFYVAIEQAAMLCKDFTQKQHFLNTFYEKFFQGFSEDVADTHGIVYTPQPIVDFMVNSVAHILETEFGRSLSDTGVHIIDPFVGTGNFIVRLMQDIQGTALEEKYRHELHCNEVMLLPYYIASLNIEQEFFQRTGTYLPFEGIALADTFELLEQQQGELFTRENTERVKKQKAADMFVVIGNPPYNAWQVNENDNNKNRKYETMDKQIAETYAKDSKATLKNALYDPYVKAIRWASKRIGEEGVVAFVTNNGFLDGLAFDGMRKHLAEDFDAIYILDLGGNARKGLKVSDANVFGIRVGVSINLFIKTKQNPSPSGHIFYYQTDELWNKEHKFEFLNEHQHIGAIEWKSIQPDARHTWLTEGLRTEFDAFIPMGTKETKRKKDTAINVIFKTYSSGVTTGRDPWIYNFDQNALANNMHRMIENYNAEVARWAQRTNRSANLDDFVVSDDTKIKWSSTLKQKLKGGQTASFAEAKIRQSIYRPFTKSHLYFDRMVNDRMLVFPFIFPTVETESENRVIIVSDHGFRAGFNTLMANLISDSHILAAQDRFQCFPFYTYDEDGTNRQENITDWALVEFRTHYNDNTITKWDIFHYNYALLHHPTYREKYEMNLKRDLPHIPFAEDFWEFANAGAVLADLHVNYESAPKYDKLKVIETPGIQVDWRVEKMKFSKDKTQLKYNDFLTLDGIPTEVYDYRLGTRSALEWVVDQYRVKTDKRSGIVNDPNREAEPRYIVDLITSVITVSLKTVEIVRNLPTL
- a CDS encoding riboflavin synthase; protein product: MFTGIVEELGKVRSIQVKSQDATLEIQATDVLSDAKVGDSISIDGACLTIRFLTSEVFTVDVSAETLRRTTLGERKVGDSVNLERSLRLSDRLGGHLVLGHVDEVATICGWKDEGDASLMQVTISSATKPYIAYKGSVTVDGVSLTVSNLHADAFEVALIPHTKNVTTLGTKRTGAKVNLEVDIVARYIETLLRNTEEKRDWTDQASTEPLNLNFLSKHGYIS